Within the Pseudomonas fulva genome, the region GCCTTGTCCACGGCAGCGCTGGCGCCCGGTTGGGCGAAGTGCTGGCGAACGAATTCGCCGGACACATCGTCGGTCAGCCAGGCCGGCTGCACGCAGGCGGCGTATTCGTCGTGCTCGCGGTCGAAGAAGGCCTTGCGATAGGCGCTGTAGGCATCGTCGGCACCATCGACCAATGGGTACCAGTGATAGCCGGCGAACAGCTCGTCGGCGCCCTGGCCGCTCTGCACCACCTTGCAGTGCTTGGCCACTTCCCGGGAGAGCAGGTAGAAGGCGATGCAGTCGTGGCTGACCATCGGCTCGCTCATGGCGCGGAAGGCGGCAGGCAGCTGATCGAGAATCTCGTTCTCGCCGATGCGCAGCTGGTGGTGCTGGGTTTCGAAGCGCTTGGCGATCAGGTCCGAATACTGGAATTCGTCGCCGCGCTCGCCGCCGGCATCCTGGAAGCCGATGGAGAAGGTCAGCAGGTTCTCGACACCGGCTTCGCGCAGCAGGCCGACCAGCATGCTGGAGTCGACGCCGCCGGACAGCAGCACGCCGACGTCCACGGCGGCCCGCTGACGGATCTCCACGGCTTCGCGCATGCTGTCGAGGGTGGCGTCGCGCCAGTCTTCGAAGGTGAAGTTGGCTTCGTCGGCGTTCGGGCCGAAGTTCAGCGTCCACCAGACCTGCTGCTCGACCTTGCCATTGGTGTCGATACGCATCCAGGTGGCCGGCGGCAGTTTCTCCACGCCGGCGAGGATAGTGCGTGGCGCCGGCACCACGGCATGGAAGTTCAGGTAATGGTTGAGCGCGATAGGATCCAGGGTCTTGCCGATATCGCCGCCTTTGAGCAGCGCCGGCAGGCTGGAGGCAAAGCGCAGGCGATCCTTGGTCTTGGACAGGTACAGCGGCTTCACGCCCAGGCGATCACGGGCGATGAACAGCTGCTGGCTATCGCGCTCCCAGATGGCGAAGGCGAACATGCCATTGAGCTTGGGCAGCAGGTCGGCGCCCCAGGCGTGATAGCCCTTGAGCAGCACCTCGGTGTCACCGCCCGAGAAGAAGCGATAGCCGAGCTGCTCGAGCTCACTGCGCAATTCCGGGTAGTTGTAGATGGCGCCATTGAAGACCATCGACAGGCCGAGATCGTTATCGATCATCGGCTGGCCCGAGGCTTCGGCGAGATCCATGATCTTCAGCCGGCGGTGGCCGAAGGCGACGGGACCGCGACTGTGGAAGCCGTGGGCATCCGGGCCGCGAGGGGCGAGGTGGTGAGTGATGCGTTCAACGGCGGCCAGGTCGGCCGCTTGGTTATCGAATCGAAGTTCGCCTGCTATTCCGCACATAGTCTATAAAGCCCGCATGTTTCCTGGGCTCTGTTCCTCCTTAACGTCAGTCCGTACCAGTGTTGTACCGGTGCTGAGTTCCAGTGCGCTCCAGGGCGCGCCGGAGACGATCGAGCAGTGAAAAAGCTGCTGCGCGCGGGGAGGCAACGCAGCAGGCTCGAGTTTTTTCGAGTCCCCGTGCGCGGCGAACGTTCAATAAAATGGCCGGGAGTTGGGGGGCTGGCTGCCCGGCGAGGCCGCAATCGCTTCGCGGGCATGAACTCGGCGTCCCCGCCCGCTCCCACAAAGGGTGGCGGGCATGCCCCCCTTATTGGCTGCCATCACTCTTTGACTGTGGGAGCGGGCCATGCCCGCGATCAGGTAAGTCGGACAAGAAGTCCAAAGGTGGCCAGCGGCGTGCTGGGGCCTCAGCCCTTACGAATCAGCTGGCGCAGCACGAAGCGGTTGGGGTGGCAGCCTTCGGCGACGTCGCTGGGGACGGGTAGCGGCTCGTTTTCCAGCCAGGCGGCGATCAGTTCGCCGGACAGCGGGGCGGTGATCAGCCCGCGCGAGCCGTGGCCGCTGTTGATGTACAGGCCTTGCTGCCAGGGGCAGGGGGTTGGTGGCACCTGGCGGGCGTCCCGGGCCAGCACGGCATAGGCCTGCGCGAACTGCTCGGCATCGGCCAAGGGGCCAATGATCGGCAGGTAATCCGGGCTGGTGCAACGAAAGGCGGCGCGGCCCTGCATCGAATCGGGGGCGAGCTTGTCGGCTTCGAGGCGCTCGGCCAGATCGCTGGAGATTTCCCGCAGCAGCTCCAGGTTGCTGGCGTGTTCGGCGCTGCTCGGCGTCAGGTCATCGCTGTCGAAGTTGAAGCTGGCGCCCAGGGTGTGCTCGCCCTGACGCGGCGGGGCTACGTAACCCTCGGCGCACACCACGGTACGCAACGCGGCGCTGCGTTGTGACGCCGGTAACCGGCTGATCTGCCCGCGGATGCGCTTGAGCGGCAGGTGCACGCTTTGCTCGAAGCGCAGGGTATCCGCCGCGCTGCAGATCACCATCACCGGCGCCTCGGCCAGTACTCGCGCGTTGCTCAGTGCCTGCCACCGGCCGTCGATGCGTTTCAGCGTCAGGGCTTCCTGATGGCCGTGCAGGCGAATCCCGGGGTGGTCGAGCAACTGCGCGCACAGCGCTGGTGGATGCACCCAGCCGGCATCGGGGTAGAACAAGCCGCCACTGGCCAGGGCGATGCCGGCCTGCCGTTCGGCCTGTTGGCGATCCAGTGGGTTGAGCAGCGTGGGCGGAAAGGCGGCGGCGAGCTTGGCCTGGCGCTGGGCTTCGCGTTCGTCGAACGCCAGTTGCAGCACGCCGCAATCATCCCAGTCCTGCCCCTTGTGCAGGCGCTCGAGCAGCCGCCTGGTGTAGCCGAAGCCATCGACGATCAGCCGTGACAGGGCGGTGCCATGGGCAGACAGCTTGAGGTAGAGGACGCCCTGGGGATTGCCCGAGGCTTCCTGGGCCGCGGCGCCGTGGCGCTCCAGCACCGTGACCTGCCAGCCGCGTCTGGCCAGGCTCGAAGCCGTGGCGCAGCCGGCCAGCCCGGCGCCGATCACCAGGGCGTTTCGTTCCCGGTGGCGGTCAGTCGGCCGCGCGAACCAGGGCTTGGCCTGATTGCTGGCCGCAGCGGTGAAGGCGCCGCACATCACTTCCCATTTCTTGCCGAGGCCCGGCACCCGCTTCATGGCGAAGCCCGCTTCGATCAGGCCGCGGCGCACGTAGCCGGTGGCCGTGAAGGTGCCCAGGGTGGCACCCGGCGCGCTCAGCCTGGCCACTTGCGCGAACAGCTCGGGCGTCCACATCGCGGGGTTCTTCGAGGGTGCGAAGCCGTCGAGAAACCAGGCATCGATGCGCGCATCGAGCTGCGGCAGCATGGCCAGTGCATCGCCGATCAGCAGGGTCAGCAGCACCCGGCCATCGTCGAACACCAGGCGCTGGAAGCCCGGGTTCAGGCAGCGATAGGCCTCCAGCAGCTGCTGACTGTAGCGTTGCAGGCAGGGCCATAGCGCCAGGGCACGCTGCAGATCCGCCTGGTTCAGGGGGTGCTTCTCCACACTGACGAAATGCAGGCGCGCGCCGGCGGGTGCCTGCTCGTCGAACGATTGCCAGGCGCAGAGAAAATTCATCCCGGTGCCAAAGCCGGTTTCACCGATCACCAATTGCCCGCCCGGCGGCAGGGCGGCAAAGCGCCGTGGCAGGTCGTTGTTGTCGAGAAACACGTAGCGCGTTTCTTCCAGGCCATTTTCCCGGGAAAAGTAGACATCGTCATACTGACGCGAGGAGGGCTGGCCCTGTTCGTCCCAGTCGAGCTGTGCGTATTGATCGGCCATGGTCGGGTGTCTGTGGCGGGCAGGGCGGCGATTCTAGCAGGGCGAAGGCGTGGTCGTGATGCGCCCGTTTGCAGCAGCGGGCCTGGCAGCCCGAGCGCCGTCGCTTGCGCGAAGCGGCAAACGGCCCCTAGTCTGCATGCACCGTTCAGGAAGAGGTGCTTATGTTCGAATCCGCCGAGATCGACCACGTCATCGACAAGGCCACGTTCGCTGCCGAAGAGCAGGTACTGCGCGAAGCGTTGCTCGAAGTCCAGTACGCGCTGCGCGAGCAGGGCCGCCATGCGGTGATCATCCTGATCAATGGCATCGAGGGCGCAGGCAAGGGCGAGACGGTGAAGCTGCTCAACGAGTGGATGGATCCACGGCTCATCCAGGTCAGCACCTTCGACCAGCAGACCGACGAGGAACTGGCCCGACCGCCTGCCTGGCGTTACTGGCGGCAACTGCCACCCAAGGGGCGCATCGGCATCTTCTTCGGCAACTGGTACAGCCAGATGCTCCAGGGCCGGGTGCACGGCGACCTCAAGAAGGATCAGCTCAACGGCGCCATCGACGGGGCGCTGGGCCTGGAGCAGATGCTCTGCAACGAGGGTACGCTGATCTTCAAGTTCTGGTTTCACCTGTCCAAGAAGCAGATGCTCACCCGGCTCAAGACCCTGCAGGACGATCCGCTGCACAGCTGGCGCCTGAGCCCCCTGGACTGGCAGCAATCGAAGACCTACGACAAGTTCGTGCGCGCTGGCGAAGATGTGCTGCGGCGCACCAGCCGTGATTACGCACCCTGGTACATCGTCGCCGGTGCCGATGCCAATTACCGCAGCCTGACGGTCGGGCGCATCTTGCTCGAAGGCCTGCAGGCGGCGCTGCGCGGCAGCGCCGAGCGGGCGCCGTTGCCGCACACCACGCCACTGATGACGCGCACCGATCAGCGCAGCCTGCTCGACAGCCTGGATATGGGCCTGAGCCTGGCCAAGGCCGATTACCGTGAGCAGCTGACCCGGGAACAGGCGCGCCTGGCGCAGCTGATGCGCGACAAACGCATGCGTCGTCACGCCCTGGTCGCGGTTTTCGAGGGCAATGACGCTGCCGGCAAGGGCGGGGCGATTCGCCGTGTGGCGGCAGCGCTGGACCCGCGCCAGTACCGCATCGTACCGGTCGCGGCGCCAACCGAGGAGGAGCGCGCGCAGCCCTACCTGTGGCGTTTCTGGCGGCACATACCGGCGCGCGGCAAGTTCACGGTGTTCGATCGTTCCTGGTATGGCCGGGTGCTGGTGGAGCGAGTGGAAGGTTTCTGCGCGCCCGAGGACTGGCTGCGCGCCTACGGCGAGATCAATGACTTCGAGGAGCAGTTGAGCAACGCCGGCGTGGTGCTGGTGAAGTTCTGGCTGGCCATCGACGAAGAGACCCAGCTGCTGCGCTTTCGCGAGCGCGAGAGCAACCCGGTCAAGCGCTTCAAGATCACCGAGGAGGATTGGCGTAACCGCGAGAAGTGGCCGCTGTACCGGGAGGCCGTTGGCGATATGGTCGACCGCACCAGCACCCGCCTGGCGCCCTGGACGTTGGTCGAGGCCAACGACAAGCAGTTCGCACGGGTCAAGGTACTGCGCACCCTCAACGATGCGCTGGAGGCGGCGCTCAAGAGGGATGTGCGATAGGCGCGCTTTCGGCGGCTCGAGCGCCTTGCTGAAGCCCGGCCAGGGGCGTCTTGATGTGGGGCGGCAGGCATGTGGCGCAAGCAGCCATTTGCAATGGTGGGCTAAAGCCCACCCTACAGATAGTGCCAGCCTCGTAGGGGGGGCTTCAGCCCACCACTATGAGCTGGTTTGAAATCGCAGCACGACCGGCCGCTTCTGCCTTTGAGCGACCACTCGGTCCAAGCGCTCGGATATGCCATCTGCTGTGTGACACCACACTCGCCTTGCGGTAGAAGCCCTGGCGACCGTTCAGCGGCGATCCGGCAGGGTCTTCTGCTTGAGGATATACAGGCTGACCAGTACCGCGCTGGTCAGCATGAACAGCCGTGCCCAGATCAGCGGCACCAGAACGCAGGAAATGCCGATGCTCAGCCACATCAGGCCGATGGCGTAGATCTTGGCCTTGCGCGGGATGCCTTCGCCGGCCAGGTAGTCGCGGATCCATGGCCCTAGCCGCGGGTGCTCGACCAACCACAGGTAGAACCGCTTCGAGCTGCGCATGAAGCAGGCCGCGGCGAGCAGCAGGAAGGGTGTGGTGGGCAGCAGCGGCAGGAAGATGCCGAGCACGCCCAACGCCACGCTCAGCCAGCCGATGGTCAGCAGGCAGTAGCGCAGCAGTGGGTTGCGGGTCTCGAAGGGTTCGCGCGCCATGACGGCGTCGCCATTAGTGGTGGCGGGGCTTGAGCAGCGCGGGTTTCTCGTCGGGGGCGTTGCACAGCAGGAACAGCGCGGTCAGCAGCTCCGGAATCTGATCGACCATGCTGTCGACCAGGTCACGGTCACGGGCGATCTCGGCGAACTCCGGTTGCTCGTCGAACAGGCCCGAACCGACCATGATCGGCAGCAGCAGCTCGCTGACTTCGTCTTCGGCGTCGTCGAACCACACGCTCTCGCGCAGGAACACGCCTTCCATGAAGCCGATGCACCAGCCGCGCAGGTCGGAGTCGTCCGGCTCGTCGCCCAGGTCCAGGTCGCACGGCACTTCCGGCTCGTCGTCGCTGGCCAGCTGACGGGCGATATGGGCCTGCAGCTGGATCAGGGTGGCTTCGATCTCGTCGCGCTCCTCGTCGCTGCGGTAGTGCGGCGGCTCGGAGAACAGGGCGTCGATCCACTCCCGCGGCTCGATCTTTTCCGGGCAGATGGACAGGGCCGTCAGGTAGCCATGGGCGGCGACGTAGTCCAGAGCCTCTTCGTGCAGGTCATCGGCATCGAGGAAGGCTTGCAGGCGGGACAGTTGCTCGGCGAAGGACATCAGTGGCTACCTTGGAGAAGTAAACGAGGCTGGATTCTAGCAGGCTGTTGAAAAACTATCTGCGTTGCCATGCAAGTGCAGACCTGCGCAGCCAGCCAGAGTTGCAGGTAAAGAGCGGTGTCAAGGCCGCACCTTGCGGCACAGGTGCGTATAATACCCCGCTTGATTCGGAGACCCTACATGCTCGAGCAGGCGCAACGCATCCTCAAAGACGTATTCGGCTATGACAGCTTCCGGGGTCGCCAGGGCGCGATCATCGAGCGCGTGGCCAGCGGCGGCGATGCGCTGGTGCTGATGCCCACCGGCGGCGGCAAGTCGCTGTGCTTCCAGGTACCGGCGCTGCTGCGCGACGGGCTGGCCGTGGTGGTGTCGCCGCTGATCGCCCTGATGGACGATCAGGTGGCGACCCTGGAGGAACTCGGTGTGGCGGCGGTGGCGCTGAACTCCACCCTGGAGGCCGAACAGCAGCGCGATATCGCCGCGCGGATCCGCCGCGGCGAGATCAAGATGCTCTATCTGGCCCCGGAGCGCCTGGTGCAGCCGCGCATGCTGGACTTCCTGCAGCAGCTGCAGATCGCCCTGTTCGCCATCGACGAGGCCCACTGCGTGTCGCAATGGGGCCATGATTTCCGCCCCGAGTACCTGCAACTGGGGCAACTGGCCGAGCTGTTCCCCCAGGTGCCGCGCATCGCCCTGACCGCGACCGCCGACATGCGCACCCGCGAGGAAATCGTCAATCGCCTGCACCTGCAGGATGCCGAGCGTTTCCTGTCCAGTTTCGACCGGCCCAACATCTTCTATCGCATCGTGCCCAAGGAGCAGCCACGCAAGCAGCTGCTGGCCTTCCTGGCGGCGCGCAAGGGCGATGCCGGCATCGTCTATTGCCTGTCGCGCAAGAAGGTCGAGGAGGTGGCGGGTTTCCTGACCGAGCAGGGCTTCCCGGCGTTGCCCTATCACGCCGGCCTGCCCGCCGAGCTGCGCGCCTATAACCAGAAACGCTTTCTCAATGAGGAAGGCCTGATCATGGTGGCCACCATCGCCTTCGGCATGGGCATCGACAAGCCCAACGTGCGCTTCGTCGCGCACCTGGACCTGCCCAAGTCGCTGGAGGCCTATTACCAGGAAACCGGCCGCGCCGGGCGCGACGGGCTGCCGGCCGATGCCTGGATGGCCTACGGCCTGCAGGACATGATCTTTCTCAAGCAGATGCTCGCCAATTCCGAAGGCGACGAGCGCCACAAGCGGGTGGAGCAGCACAAGCTCGACGCGATGCTGGCGCTGTGCGAAGAAACCCGCTGTCGCCGCCAGGTGCTGCTGGCCTATTTCGATGAAGAACTGCCGCAGCCTTGCGGGCATTGCGACAACTGCACCGACGGCGTACAGACCTGGGACGCCACCGAGCCGGCCCGCCAGGCGCTGTCGGCCATCTATCGCAGCGGACAGCGTTATGGCGTCGGCCATCTGGTGGATATCCTGCTGGGCCGCGACAACGAGAAGATGCGCGGCCTCGGCCATCAGCACCTGTCGGTATTCGGCGTGGGCAGCGCGCTCAGCGAGGGCGAGTGGCGTTCGCTGTTCCGCCAGCTGGTCGCCCGCGGCCTGGCGGACGTCGACCTGGAAGGCTTCGGCGGCCTGCGCCTGTCCGACAGCTGCCGGCCGCTGCTGCGCGGCGAGGTGACCCTGCTGCTGCGTCGCGATCTCAAGCCCCAGCAGAGCGCCAAGGCGTCCGGCAGCGCTGCGCGGCAGTTGGTGCGCGGCGACGAGCGTGAGCAGTGGGAAGCGCTGCGTGCGCTGCGCAAGCGCCTGGCCGAGGAGCACGCGGTGCCGCCTTACGTGATCTTCCCCGATGCCACCTTGCTGGAAATGCTGCGCAGCAAGCCGACCACGATGGCCGAGATGGCCCGGGTCAGCGGTGTCGGTGCCCGCAAGCTGGAGCGCTACGGCGAGGCCTTTCTGGACGTGCTGGCCGGCGCTGATACGCCAGCGCCGGTGGTCGACCTGCGTCACGAGCTGGTCAGCCTGGCCCGCGCCGGCATGACGCCGAGCCAGATCGCCACGCAGCTGGGCTGCAGCCCGAAGAGCGCCTACGCGATGCTCGCCGAAGCCATCGCCGAGCACCAGATTTCTCTGCAGCAGGCCCTCGATCTGCCCGAGGAGCTGCTGGGCGAAATCCAGGACGCGTTTCTCGATGGCGAGGGCGAGTTGCCGCCGGTCGCCGAGGTCAGCCCGCTGTTCGCCGGGCGTATAGAGGAGGGCGTGCTGCACTGCGTGCGTGCCGCGCTGCAGGCGGAGTTCGAGGCCTGATCGAACAGGCGACAGGGGTGTGTCTGGTTACGACGGCAATCTTGCTCTCTGCCAAAAGCTATGGTTAGCTCGCTAATAATTAGTTTTTGATAATTCGAAGAGCGACCTCCATGTCCCCGAACGAACCCCATCGTTTCGCCATGCAAGTGGCGCAATTGTCCCGTGCCTGGCGCGCAGAACTGGATCGACGACTCGCTGGGCTGGGGCTTTCCCAGGCGCGCTGGCTGGTGCTGCTGCATATCGGCCGTTTCGCCGAACTGCCGACCCAGCGCGAACTGGCGCAGAGCGTCGGCGTGGAAGGGCCGACGCTGGCCCGGTTGCTCGACAGCCTCGAAGCCCAGGGCCTGGTGGTGCGCCATGCGGTACCCGAAGATCGCCGCGCCAAGAAGATTGCCTTGTGTCCGCCTGCCAAGCCGCTGATCGAGAAGATCGAGGCGATTTCCACGCAGCTGCGTGAGGAGTTGTTTGCCGGCATCGACCAGGAAGACCTGCGCCGCTGCCAGCAGGTGCACGCGCGCATTCTGGGCAATCTGGAGCGGCGTTGATGCAGGACCTGTCTCTGCTGCAGAGACGTTACGGGCCGCGTTATCCGAATTACCTGCTGATCGTGCTGATGCTCGGCAGCATGGCGATGATCCTGGCGTCGACCAGCGTCAACGTCGCGCTGCCGGCGATCATGGCCGACTTTCGCATCGGCCGCCCCCTGGCCCAGTGGCTGTCCACCGGTTTTCTCGCCGCGATGACCTCGGGGCTGCTGCTTTCCGCCTGGGCCCAGGCCCGCTTTGGTGCCAGGGCCACGGCGCAGGCCGGCCTGGCCGTGTTCATCGTCACCTCGGTGCTTGCCCTGGTCGCCAGCGCGGCCTGGCAACTGATCACCCTGCGCATCATCCAGGGCCTGTGCGCTGGCATCGTCCAGCCGTTGGCCATGGTGCTGATCTTCCGGGTGTTCGCCGGCGGCGGTCGCGGCGCTGCACTGGGCGCCTACGGGCTTGGGGTGATGATCGCGCCCACACTGGGGCCGACCATCGGCGGTTACCTGGTCGACATGTTCGGCTGGTACGCGGTATTCTGGCTGCCCTTGCCCATGTGCTTCCTGGCCATGCTGGCCGGGTTGTTCCTGATGCCCAGCGAGCGCCAGCGCAATACACCGTTTCTCGACCTCTGGGCATTCGTGCTGCTCAACGTCGGCCTGTTCGCCACGCTCGGCGCGCTGGCCGAGGCCCAGCGTTTCGCCTGGGCCGAAGCGCGGGTGTGGGCGCCGGGGGTGATCGGCCTGGCGGCCATCGTCGGTTTTCTGTGGCGCAGCCGCGTCAGCAGCCGACCCTTGCTGCCGCTGGCGCTGTGGCGGCACGCAGGCTTCCGCAAGGCCAGCTGGGTGGCGCTCGCCCTTGGCATGGGCCTGTACGGCACCACCTACATCATCCCCCTGCACGTGCAGGCCATCGAGGGCTACAGCGCAGGCTGGGCAGGTCTGCTGCTGTTGCCGACCGGGGTGGTGATGGGCGTCGCCTCGTTCATGGGCGGGCGCTTGAGCGACCATCTGTCGACGGCCGTGCTGTTGGTCGCGGGCCTGCTGGCGCTGGTGGTGTCTTCGCTCGGCCTGGGCTGGCTGCAGCCGGGCGCGTCCTTTCTGGTGCTGTGTTTCTGGGCCTGCATCGGGCGGGTCGGCCTGGGCATCCTGCTGCCGGCGCTGACTACCGGTGCGCTGGATGCGCTCGATCGCGAGCAGGTGCCCCACGGCGCAGGCGCCATCACCTTCGTGCGGCAGCTGGGCGGGGCCTTCGGCGTGAACCTGCTGACCTTTTTCCTGGAGTGGCGCCATCGCCAGGAGGGCGGTGATTTCCCAGCCGAGGTGGCGGCTTTCCAGCAGAGCTTCTGGCTGATGGGCGCGCTGTTCGCGCTGACCCTGCTCGCGGCATGGACCCTGCGGCCGTCACAAGGTTGACGGCGTTCACATAAGTAGCCGTATTTCTGGCTTTTTGCGTATGATGGCGAGGTGCTCGAGCGGTAGGACTTGAACGGCTCGAGAAACTCGCAAGTCTTTGAATTGTGACCATACTCACTACTCGGTGGGACAAGGAGCGTTTGCCGAGGCAGCGCCATGCACGCCGCACCTTGCAGAATCGTCGGCCCGGTTAGAGCCGCTGCAACCGTTTTCGAGC harbors:
- a CDS encoding N-acetylglutaminylglutamine amidotransferase, which encodes MCGIAGELRFDNQAADLAAVERITHHLAPRGPDAHGFHSRGPVAFGHRRLKIMDLAEASGQPMIDNDLGLSMVFNGAIYNYPELRSELEQLGYRFFSGGDTEVLLKGYHAWGADLLPKLNGMFAFAIWERDSQQLFIARDRLGVKPLYLSKTKDRLRFASSLPALLKGGDIGKTLDPIALNHYLNFHAVVPAPRTILAGVEKLPPATWMRIDTNGKVEQQVWWTLNFGPNADEANFTFEDWRDATLDSMREAVEIRQRAAVDVGVLLSGGVDSSMLVGLLREAGVENLLTFSIGFQDAGGERGDEFQYSDLIAKRFETQHHQLRIGENEILDQLPAAFRAMSEPMVSHDCIAFYLLSREVAKHCKVVQSGQGADELFAGYHWYPLVDGADDAYSAYRKAFFDREHDEYAACVQPAWLTDDVSGEFVRQHFAQPGASAAVDKALRLDSTVMLVDDPVKRVDNMTMAWGLEARTPFLDYRVAELSARIPAQFKLPEGGKYVLKEAARKVIPSEVIDRKKGYFPVPGLKHLEGATLGWVRDLLVDPAHDRGIFNPQMLDRLLTDPQGQLTPLRGSKLWQMAALNLWLSEQGL
- the mnmC gene encoding bifunctional tRNA (5-methylaminomethyl-2-thiouridine)(34)-methyltransferase MnmD/FAD-dependent 5-carboxymethylaminomethyl-2-thiouridine(34) oxidoreductase MnmC, whose translation is MADQYAQLDWDEQGQPSSRQYDDVYFSRENGLEETRYVFLDNNDLPRRFAALPPGGQLVIGETGFGTGMNFLCAWQSFDEQAPAGARLHFVSVEKHPLNQADLQRALALWPCLQRYSQQLLEAYRCLNPGFQRLVFDDGRVLLTLLIGDALAMLPQLDARIDAWFLDGFAPSKNPAMWTPELFAQVARLSAPGATLGTFTATGYVRRGLIEAGFAMKRVPGLGKKWEVMCGAFTAAASNQAKPWFARPTDRHRERNALVIGAGLAGCATASSLARRGWQVTVLERHGAAAQEASGNPQGVLYLKLSAHGTALSRLIVDGFGYTRRLLERLHKGQDWDDCGVLQLAFDEREAQRQAKLAAAFPPTLLNPLDRQQAERQAGIALASGGLFYPDAGWVHPPALCAQLLDHPGIRLHGHQEALTLKRIDGRWQALSNARVLAEAPVMVICSAADTLRFEQSVHLPLKRIRGQISRLPASQRSAALRTVVCAEGYVAPPRQGEHTLGASFNFDSDDLTPSSAEHASNLELLREISSDLAERLEADKLAPDSMQGRAAFRCTSPDYLPIIGPLADAEQFAQAYAVLARDARQVPPTPCPWQQGLYINSGHGSRGLITAPLSGELIAAWLENEPLPVPSDVAEGCHPNRFVLRQLIRKG
- the pap gene encoding polyphosphate:AMP phosphotransferase, with translation MFESAEIDHVIDKATFAAEEQVLREALLEVQYALREQGRHAVIILINGIEGAGKGETVKLLNEWMDPRLIQVSTFDQQTDEELARPPAWRYWRQLPPKGRIGIFFGNWYSQMLQGRVHGDLKKDQLNGAIDGALGLEQMLCNEGTLIFKFWFHLSKKQMLTRLKTLQDDPLHSWRLSPLDWQQSKTYDKFVRAGEDVLRRTSRDYAPWYIVAGADANYRSLTVGRILLEGLQAALRGSAERAPLPHTTPLMTRTDQRSLLDSLDMGLSLAKADYREQLTREQARLAQLMRDKRMRRHALVAVFEGNDAAGKGGAIRRVAAALDPRQYRIVPVAAPTEEERAQPYLWRFWRHIPARGKFTVFDRSWYGRVLVERVEGFCAPEDWLRAYGEINDFEEQLSNAGVVLVKFWLAIDEETQLLRFRERESNPVKRFKITEEDWRNREKWPLYREAVGDMVDRTSTRLAPWTLVEANDKQFARVKVLRTLNDALEAALKRDVR
- a CDS encoding YbaN family protein; this encodes MAREPFETRNPLLRYCLLTIGWLSVALGVLGIFLPLLPTTPFLLLAAACFMRSSKRFYLWLVEHPRLGPWIRDYLAGEGIPRKAKIYAIGLMWLSIGISCVLVPLIWARLFMLTSAVLVSLYILKQKTLPDRR
- a CDS encoding YecA family protein; its protein translation is MSFAEQLSRLQAFLDADDLHEEALDYVAAHGYLTALSICPEKIEPREWIDALFSEPPHYRSDEERDEIEATLIQLQAHIARQLASDDEPEVPCDLDLGDEPDDSDLRGWCIGFMEGVFLRESVWFDDAEDEVSELLLPIMVGSGLFDEQPEFAEIARDRDLVDSMVDQIPELLTALFLLCNAPDEKPALLKPRHH
- the recQ gene encoding DNA helicase RecQ, which translates into the protein MLEQAQRILKDVFGYDSFRGRQGAIIERVASGGDALVLMPTGGGKSLCFQVPALLRDGLAVVVSPLIALMDDQVATLEELGVAAVALNSTLEAEQQRDIAARIRRGEIKMLYLAPERLVQPRMLDFLQQLQIALFAIDEAHCVSQWGHDFRPEYLQLGQLAELFPQVPRIALTATADMRTREEIVNRLHLQDAERFLSSFDRPNIFYRIVPKEQPRKQLLAFLAARKGDAGIVYCLSRKKVEEVAGFLTEQGFPALPYHAGLPAELRAYNQKRFLNEEGLIMVATIAFGMGIDKPNVRFVAHLDLPKSLEAYYQETGRAGRDGLPADAWMAYGLQDMIFLKQMLANSEGDERHKRVEQHKLDAMLALCEETRCRRQVLLAYFDEELPQPCGHCDNCTDGVQTWDATEPARQALSAIYRSGQRYGVGHLVDILLGRDNEKMRGLGHQHLSVFGVGSALSEGEWRSLFRQLVARGLADVDLEGFGGLRLSDSCRPLLRGEVTLLLRRDLKPQQSAKASGSAARQLVRGDEREQWEALRALRKRLAEEHAVPPYVIFPDATLLEMLRSKPTTMAEMARVSGVGARKLERYGEAFLDVLAGADTPAPVVDLRHELVSLARAGMTPSQIATQLGCSPKSAYAMLAEAIAEHQISLQQALDLPEELLGEIQDAFLDGEGELPPVAEVSPLFAGRIEEGVLHCVRAALQAEFEA
- a CDS encoding MarR family transcriptional regulator gives rise to the protein MSPNEPHRFAMQVAQLSRAWRAELDRRLAGLGLSQARWLVLLHIGRFAELPTQRELAQSVGVEGPTLARLLDSLEAQGLVVRHAVPEDRRAKKIALCPPAKPLIEKIEAISTQLREELFAGIDQEDLRRCQQVHARILGNLERR
- a CDS encoding DHA2 family efflux MFS transporter permease subunit, which codes for MQDLSLLQRRYGPRYPNYLLIVLMLGSMAMILASTSVNVALPAIMADFRIGRPLAQWLSTGFLAAMTSGLLLSAWAQARFGARATAQAGLAVFIVTSVLALVASAAWQLITLRIIQGLCAGIVQPLAMVLIFRVFAGGGRGAALGAYGLGVMIAPTLGPTIGGYLVDMFGWYAVFWLPLPMCFLAMLAGLFLMPSERQRNTPFLDLWAFVLLNVGLFATLGALAEAQRFAWAEARVWAPGVIGLAAIVGFLWRSRVSSRPLLPLALWRHAGFRKASWVALALGMGLYGTTYIIPLHVQAIEGYSAGWAGLLLLPTGVVMGVASFMGGRLSDHLSTAVLLVAGLLALVVSSLGLGWLQPGASFLVLCFWACIGRVGLGILLPALTTGALDALDREQVPHGAGAITFVRQLGGAFGVNLLTFFLEWRHRQEGGDFPAEVAAFQQSFWLMGALFALTLLAAWTLRPSQG